AATTCTTGATCTTTGGTGTCATTTTGCTGCTGATGGTCATCTTACGCCCGCAGGGGTTGATCCCCAGCACGCTGCGCAAACGAGAACTGAAGGGTGAAACGGTTGCCCTGGTAGATAGCGAGACGGGCAGAGAAATTGTCGTGCCTGCTGGCGCGCCAGAGAGCGAGGCGACGATTGAATCCTTCCAGGAACTGGAAGAGATAGAAGCCGAGGCGCTGGTTGAAGCGATGGACTCCCCCGCAGGCCCAGAGGGAACCGCTCCTCCAGGCCAGGGGAAGGCAGGAGGCGTCTCATGAGTATTCAGGTGGAACAATCTCCGATGCCCTCGCCTGGGGCGCCTGAGCCTGGCACGCGAACGGATGAAGTGCTGCTCGATGTGCAAGGTATGAATAAAAGCTTTGGCGGTCTGGCAGCAGTTGGCGACCTTGATCTCAAGATCTATCGCGGGCAGATTTACAGCATCATTGGCCCCAATGGCGCGGGAAAGACCACCGTTTTTAATGTGATTACGGGCATCTATCGCCCAGATCGTATCTCGGTTGGCTTTCTGCGAGAAGCCTGGGGCTATCTGGCGATGCTGCTGATCCAAACCTTCCTGGGGATTACGGTTCGTCATCTCGTCGGCGTGGCGTTGGGGACGCTGTTGGGCTATCTGCTGAGCGATCTGGTGTTTACGCTGGTCAATGCGGCTATGCCAGACTATGCCGTGCTGCTGGCAGTTATTGTGGGTGTGCTGCTGGCCCTTGGCATTGCCGCCTATATGCTCCTCGCCCGCAGACGGCTGGGTGGCAATCTCCAGGGGTTGATCGTGGGCATCGTGGAAGCGGTTGGTTTAGGACTGCTCTTTTTTCTGATTATCTCTGCCCAACTGACGCTGGTGGCTGCCGTCGCGGTCTTCCTGGTAGTAGCAGCCGCCGTTTATGGGCTATGGGCGCGCTACGCCAGCCCTTTCGTTGAACCGCTGTTGATTCGCGCGGAGAACTACTTCCGCCCATACCAGGGGAAGATTTTGCTGCGCGGGCGCGAGTTGATCGGGTTGTCACCCGATCAGATCTTGCACCAGGGGGTGGCGCGCACCTTCCAGAATATCCGCCTCTTCAACAATATGTCCATTCTGGAGAACGTTCTGGTCGGCCAGCATGCCCGCCTGCGCTCCGGTATTTTCTCTTCGGTTACGCGCTTGCCAACGATGACCTCGGAGGAAGAGCGGGCGCGCGAGAAGGCCATCGAACTGCTGCGGTTCTTTGGCGAGCATCTGGTGCAGCGCAAAGATGATCCGGTTTCCAGCCTGTCC
This region of Ktedonobacterales bacterium genomic DNA includes:
- a CDS encoding ABC transporter ATP-binding protein, producing MSIQVEQSPMPSPGAPEPGTRTDEVLLDVQGMNKSFGGLAAVGDLDLKIYRGQIYSIIGPNGAGKTTVFNVITGIYRPDRISVGFLREAWGYLAMLLIQTFLGITVRHLVGVALGTLLGYLLSDLVFTLVNAAMPDYAVLLAVIVGVLLALGIAAYMLLARRRLGGNLQGLIVGIVEAVGLGLLFFLIISAQLTLVAAVAVFLVVAAAVYGLWARYASPFVEPLLIRAENYFRPYQGKILLRGRELIGLSPDQILHQGVARTFQNIRLFNNMSILENVLVGQHARLRSGIFSSVTRLPTMTSEEERAREKAIELLRFFGEHLVQRKDDPVSSLSYADKRRVEIARALASDPVLLLLDEPTAGMNERETEDAVRYVRRLRDERGITVLLIEHKLTVTMGISDWISVLDYGRKIAEGLPGDVRRNERVIEAYLGRKAAAHDA